Within Sphingopyxis macrogoltabida, the genomic segment CGCGCCTTGAACAGCCGACCGGTCGTGGACCCGGTGATCCAAACGTCACGCATATCCGCTCCGCCGAAACAGATGTTGGTCGTGCCAATATCGGGGATGGGTATCCATTCCAATGATCCGTCGAGGCCGATCACGCTGATCCCCCCCTCGATTAGGGTGCCGACGCACACGCGGCCATCACGCTCAACCGCAAGGCTATCAAAGCCGCGGTGATCAGGCATCGTGAAGAGCGGGCGCCTTGGATACGCCGTTCCTGCCGATTTGAGATTACCCGGACCATTGACATCAAGCGCCCAAAGACGACCCATTAGCGTATCAGCGACGTATAATGTCGTTTCGTCCGGCGAGAGGCCAACACCATTCGGCGCGATTAACTTAGAACGTCGGCATGTGATATGGGTTCCGTCAAAACGGGCATAGTACAAGGCACCGAACCGACGTCCGTCGTCGGTTTCGCAACCATGATCTGTAAACCAGAAACCTCCGTCGCGGTCGAAAACGAGATCATTGGGCGCGATCAAGGGTGCTCCATCGCAATGATCATAGAGTGTTGTCACCACCCCGCTGGCCATGCCGACCCGCTGAATAGAACCCCCGACATACTGTGGCGGAAGTCCCGGCGAAGGAAAGGTCAGTCCTTTATGATCGATAAACCCGAGTCCGCCATTATTGGCAATATACACGGCGCCGTCCGGACCGATGGCCGCGCCGTTGGGGCCTCCACCGGTTTCGGCTACAACAGTCTTGGTGCCGTCGGATGCAATACGGGTCAAGCGCGCTCCTTTGATCTCCACGAGCAATATAGACCCATCTGCCATCGCAATTGGTCCCTCCGGAAATGCTAGGCCGTCAGCGACAATTTCCAGTTCGAGCAACGTTTCTTTGAAATGAATGATATGAATCTCCATGCAAAGGGAACATCATGTCGGTAAGCGGAATTGGCCGAGCCGAAGCAATTGCGATGGCTGTCGCCGGAGCATCGATGCTCGTGAACGACCTTGGCGGCGAATGGAACTGCTACGGAAAACCCAGTCTTAGGTCTCCGAGGCGCCGCTCCGGCTTTTCGCAAGCTTTACGAATGTCATGTCATCGACCAG encodes:
- a CDS encoding SMP-30/gluconolactonase/LRE family protein; translation: MEIHIIHFKETLLELEIVADGLAFPEGPIAMADGSILLVEIKGARLTRIASDGTKTVVAETGGGPNGAAIGPDGAVYIANNGGLGFIDHKGLTFPSPGLPPQYVGGSIQRVGMASGVVTTLYDHCDGAPLIAPNDLVFDRDGGFWFTDHGCETDDGRRFGALYYARFDGTHITCRRSKLIAPNGVGLSPDETTLYVADTLMGRLWALDVNGPGNLKSAGTAYPRRPLFTMPDHRGFDSLAVERDGRVCVGTLIEGGISVIGLDGSLEWIPIPDIGTTNICFGGADMRDVWITGSTTGRLFKARWPRPGLILNFAC